The nucleotide window TAGTCATTTAAGAAGCAGCTCACCAGGAAACTGAGAAACATATGTCTGCAGACAAAAAAACCAGGACTAGAAACAATCTAACATAACGATCTTTGTTACCTGATCGATCAACACACTGCCAATATTATTAGAAAACCAATTTATTTTGCTGGTCTTGCTGTTCTATCTTGCCAAACTGAAACATATCACCATCActctaaataaaaagaaatcattTATTCCCTCCCTCTCCTCCACAAGCAAATCATATTTATTTGGCTTCTGACTAGGCTAAAATGAGAGGCAGCCAAACAGGTTTATCTAATCTACATCCTGAGAACTGCAGTTTTACCAAAACAAAGCTTCCCAGCCTTGCACctaggaagaaaaaaaaggggAGGCGGGGGCACAGAAATAGCTCACCCCCTTCATCCCTTCCTTTGCAACAGCCTCACCCACAAACACAGGAGCATCCACTAGCTATAATTTATTTGGATCAAAATTACAGTTCtgaaaatatattcacataACTGCAGTGACTTACACTTCAAGACAACCAATTTGATTCCTCCCAACATTGTTCAAAACAACAAAAGCTTTATTAAAAAACAGCatagaaaatcaaaatcaactgGTAGAGACCACTAATATTGAGTCTGCAATGTATTATTATTGAAGAATACATCATCTAATTATagaaatgatatttattataggAGTTGGATTACTATCTTGGGTTCAATATACTCTCAAGAGTGTTTAACATTAGAGTTTCATCCTTTCTTGAAGGTAGTAAACAAAAGATAGAAATCTATTGTCATCATTACATGAAAGAATACAATATGAGACTATTTATTAGGAATTCAACTTGCCCAGAGAAATTAGAATACAATATGAACAAATTGACCCATTTACAAGAAGCCATTGTACCTTCATTCATTTGTTCTCAAAATAATGAGTTGTacaagagaaaattaaataGCCCAGAACAATAGGAATAAACTAAAAAGAGTCTTCTAAGATCAATAAACATGACTAATAAGGTCAGTGAGAACTTCACTCACATTACTAGCTCAGAAGTATCACTATTGGCAAATCATGCACCAAAGTATTGTAGGTAGTCATTGTCAGAGAAGAGGTCATCAATACTTGTGCCTTCAATTCCAGGATAATATGGACTGCTGAGCCCACCAAAATCAATCAACGGGCTACCAATTGAAGATCCAAATGTAATACCAGCATGCCTATTTGGTTCATTTTGAAATGCGTCTACCATATAAGGGTGCAATTCACCATTACTAATGCCATTTTCATTTCTGTCTAATGCTTCTACATAGCCTCCATTATCCTTTGGCCTAATCTGTGATGCATTCATTTCAATTCGACCATTTGACAAAACATGACTGGGCCCCACTTCGAATGATGGATTATAAAGGGGGTAAGTAGTGTCATTTTGTAACTCAGCATTTGGCATCATAGGATACATCATGGGTGTATCTTCCGCATACATTCTAGGTGTAGAAATATGACCGGCAGAAGGAACAAGCGGCAAATTGTCTAACTCAGATGCTGTTATTTCTGCCGAGTCCTCTAAACCTACATCTGGGGGCCTCAATGCTGCCACTGCAAAGTTTTCCTGCTGATTATCATGTGCATTGTAATCAATGAGGGgtatatcattttcatttatgtCAGGCAAATTTCTTTTTGGCTCATCATGTTGGCACTCATTAGGAGACATTCTATGAGCTTGATTAGCAGGCCTTGGTTTCCCACGGTATCCACCTCTCCTGGTCTTTTTTGGTTTTGGTCTATTTTCTTGGCCAGATTGGGCTAAGGAATTGCCAGCACCATTTGCTGGCTCTACATCCATTGGTTGATTTTCCCTGTTGTCTTTGGATGACACAGAGCCCACACCATCATCAATACCATCAACATCATAGTTGCTGTCACTACTAATGGCATGTCGCTTCTTAGTACCATTGTCACCCACAAGCATTTCAGTTATCCCAGAGGTTCCATTATCACTGCTAGGTTGCCGAATAAGAGATTCTTCCCGGCTCAAAACCCCCAACCAGATTGCACTTTCCTTTGCAGTCATCTTATCCTGTAAGCACTTTGACTGACGGACATGCCTCCTGATCTTTGCAATATCAGGAGACATGTGCTTTATCACTGCTGTTAACACCCCTACTTTCCACATCTTTTTCAGATCATGTGGTTTTTTATACAGAGGTCTCTGACCATGGGGTAGCCCTAATTTTACCCACCAATCTTCATTGCCAGTAGGCCACCAAGGTGGTGGAACTCCCTTCTCCAATGGATACTTCCTCTGTGGAGGATCACAATGTTGCATCAAAGAAGACAAGAGAGAACCTAGAGTTGCATCTTGCAGATCTTGAAGAATGCTCTTAGAGTTCCCATTTTGATTATTCTCAGCCTCACCCATGACTAAACAGTCCGCTTCATACTTTGCTATGGCAGCTGGTCCATTCTTATCGAATTTCACCTTTTCTTTCCACCAAGCTCTAATATTATCAGACGAACCACTCACAGGCTTACCCTTCTCAGGAATGATCCCATAGACAAAACCACGAACTTTGCACACTTCCATTAACTTCAACAT belongs to Mangifera indica cultivar Alphonso chromosome 2, CATAS_Mindica_2.1, whole genome shotgun sequence and includes:
- the LOC123209318 gene encoding ETHYLENE INSENSITIVE 3-like 3 protein gives rise to the protein MGEYEEIGADICSDIEVDDIRCGNIAEKDVSDEEIEAEELERRMWKDQIKLKRIKEKEKLAAIQAAEKQKPKQTNDQARRKKMSRAQDGILKYMLKLMEVCKVRGFVYGIIPEKGKPVSGSSDNIRAWWKEKVKFDKNGPAAIAKYEADCLVMGEAENNQNGNSKSILQDLQDATLGSLLSSLMQHCDPPQRKYPLEKGVPPPWWPTGNEDWWVKLGLPHGQRPLYKKPHDLKKMWKVGVLTAVIKHMSPDIAKIRRHVRQSKCLQDKMTAKESAIWLGVLSREESLIRQPSSDNGTSGITEMLVGDNGTKKRHAISSDSNYDVDGIDDGVGSVSSKDNRENQPMDVEPANGAGNSLAQSGQENRPKPKKTRRGGYRGKPRPANQAHRMSPNECQHDEPKRNLPDINENDIPLIDYNAHDNQQENFAVAALRPPDVGLEDSAEITASELDNLPLVPSAGHISTPRMYAEDTPMMYPMMPNAELQNDTTYPLYNPSFEVGPSHVLSNGRIEMNASQIRPKDNGGYVEALDRNENGISNGELHPYMVDAFQNEPNRHAGITFGSSIGSPLIDFGGLSSPYYPGIEGTSIDDLFSDNDYLQYFGA